In one window of Meiothermus sp. DNA:
- a CDS encoding Hsp20/alpha crystallin family protein yields MIRYNPFREIEQIQNALLRNFFTPATESANTPLVDALEDAQGVHLAVYLPGVEPSQVEVTTENNTLTIKAERPFSKPENANQWRLEGVYGKFERSFVIPNTYDLGKIEANFKHGILYLDIPKAEAAQPRRIEVRVNG; encoded by the coding sequence ATGATTCGATACAACCCTTTCCGTGAGATTGAGCAAATCCAGAACGCGCTGCTGCGCAACTTCTTCACCCCCGCCACCGAAAGCGCCAACACCCCGCTGGTGGATGCCCTCGAGGACGCCCAGGGGGTACATCTGGCGGTCTACCTGCCGGGTGTGGAACCCAGCCAGGTCGAGGTAACTACGGAGAACAACACCCTCACCATCAAGGCCGAGCGGCCCTTCAGCAAGCCCGAAAATGCCAACCAGTGGCGGCTGGAGGGGGTCTATGGCAAGTTTGAGCGCAGCTTCGTGATCCCCAACACCTACGACCTCGGCAAGATTGAGGCCAACTTCAAGCACGGCATCCTCTACCTCGACATTCCTAAGGCCGAAGCAGCCCAGCCGCGCCGCATCGAGGTGCGCGTCAACGGATGA
- a CDS encoding outer membrane beta-barrel protein produces MVRAIAVVWVLALSLAWARDNTFSLQLNAGWFNGLSGEIGLGLFNIGGEKIGVRFGLAYSQADAVDNSVFAPSSENAQNITLGLDVSYSFDFQSAFTLSPYLGARYNLFSGSVTVGSSSNALASNQFGFGGGVRAGYFLDSQFSLLLDLGVDYFLESTIQVGSTRYNPGDTLGPPLNLNVHQWVNDPRLVWKGRVGLAFNF; encoded by the coding sequence ATGGTACGAGCAATCGCGGTGGTATGGGTACTGGCATTGAGCCTGGCCTGGGCCAGGGACAACACCTTCTCTCTCCAGCTAAACGCTGGCTGGTTCAATGGGCTCTCTGGCGAGATTGGCCTGGGACTGTTCAACATCGGGGGTGAAAAAATCGGGGTGCGCTTTGGGCTGGCTTATTCCCAGGCCGACGCCGTGGACAACAGCGTATTTGCTCCCAGCAGCGAAAACGCCCAGAACATTACCCTGGGCCTGGACGTGTCCTATTCCTTCGACTTCCAGAGCGCTTTCACCCTCAGCCCCTACCTGGGCGCTCGCTACAACCTGTTTTCGGGCTCGGTCACGGTGGGTAGCTCTTCCAACGCACTGGCTTCCAACCAGTTCGGCTTTGGCGGTGGGGTGCGGGCAGGCTACTTCCTGGACAGCCAGTTCAGCCTGCTGCTGGATCTGGGGGTGGACTACTTCCTGGAGAGTACCATCCAGGTGGGCTCTACCCGCTATAACCCCGGTGATACCCTGGGGCCCCCCCTCAACCTCAACGTCCACCAGTGGGTCAACGACCCCCGTCTGGTCTGGAAGGGCCGTGTTGGCCTGGCTTTTAACTTCTGA
- a CDS encoding rhomboid family intramembrane serine protease has product MFPLHDINRAHRRPYVVYLLIVLNLLGFVYAFFLTDPAAVIQAYGFVPARFVADPLSEWFTLFSSMFLHGSILHILGNLWFLWVFGDNIEDRLGHWRFLQFYLLGGVLAAFMQGLMGGFSSEIPMIGASGAISALLGAYIVLYPRALILSLVGWIPVPIPAVLYLGYWLLIQFVGDFMGEEGIAFWAHIGGFVAGVVLIRWFEGTAKPRSLRR; this is encoded by the coding sequence ATGTTTCCGCTGCACGACATTAACAGGGCTCATCGGCGCCCTTATGTGGTTTACCTGCTGATTGTCCTGAACCTGCTGGGCTTTGTGTATGCGTTTTTCCTCACCGATCCCGCTGCAGTGATCCAAGCATACGGTTTCGTGCCTGCGCGGTTTGTGGCCGACCCTTTGAGCGAGTGGTTCACGCTTTTCAGCAGCATGTTCCTGCATGGGAGTATCCTGCATATTTTGGGTAATCTGTGGTTTTTGTGGGTCTTCGGCGACAACATCGAAGACCGCCTGGGACACTGGCGCTTTTTGCAGTTCTACCTGCTGGGGGGTGTGCTGGCGGCTTTTATGCAGGGTCTGATGGGGGGCTTTTCCAGCGAAATACCCATGATCGGCGCCTCGGGCGCCATCTCGGCCTTGCTCGGGGCGTACATTGTGCTTTATCCCAGGGCGCTTATTCTGTCGCTGGTGGGCTGGATTCCCGTTCCCATCCCGGCGGTTCTCTACCTGGGCTACTGGCTCCTGATTCAGTTTGTAGGGGACTTCATGGGAGAGGAAGGCATAGCCTTCTGGGCGCATATCGGGGGGTTTGTGGCGGGGGTGGTGCTTATACGGTGGTTTGAGGGGACCGCCAAGCCCCGGTCACTGCGGCGCTGA
- a CDS encoding nucleotidyltransferase domain-containing protein, translated as MAAVARETLEVILAHIRARLSPLAIYVYGSQATGQAHPGSDLDIAVLGLAPYDPWTLFMLSEELVSLQEQYPQNGPPSELDLLDLNAVPPTLQVSIVTQDRRVFCANRLRCDLFEIRVLKEYCYLQDERRPILEEIRRRGRIYG; from the coding sequence ATGGCAGCAGTAGCTCGAGAAACCCTCGAGGTCATCCTCGCACACATTCGAGCGCGGCTTTCACCCCTGGCCATCTACGTGTATGGCTCCCAGGCCACAGGCCAGGCCCACCCGGGCAGCGACCTGGACATAGCCGTTTTGGGCCTTGCTCCTTATGACCCCTGGACACTATTCATGCTGTCCGAAGAGCTGGTCTCCCTGCAGGAACAGTACCCCCAGAACGGCCCGCCCAGCGAGTTAGACCTGCTAGACCTGAATGCCGTACCTCCCACCTTGCAAGTAAGCATCGTGACACAGGACCGACGTGTGTTTTGTGCAAACCGCCTGCGCTGCGATTTGTTCGAGATTCGAGTGCTAAAGGAGTACTGCTACCTGCAAGACGAACGGCGGCCCATCCTGGAAGAGATCCGCCGCAGGGGGCGGATTTATGGATGA
- a CDS encoding DUF86 domain-containing protein: protein MNFTRQDAIILNLLRACEASIDLAMYMVRLHHLGLPQSSRDAFRLLQEAGFISADLARRMQRMVGFCNVAVHDYQALSLPILKTILEERLGDFLEFTSALWRRDNPEG from the coding sequence GTGAATTTCACCCGCCAGGATGCCATTATCCTGAACCTTTTACGGGCTTGTGAGGCGTCTATTGACCTGGCCATGTATATGGTGCGCTTGCATCATCTGGGTCTGCCGCAAAGCTCGCGTGATGCTTTTCGCCTATTGCAGGAAGCAGGCTTTATTTCAGCCGATCTGGCGCGTCGAATGCAGCGTATGGTTGGCTTCTGCAATGTAGCTGTTCACGACTATCAGGCACTATCCCTGCCGATTTTGAAGACCATCCTGGAGGAACGCTTGGGCGATTTTCTCGAGTTTACTTCTGCGCTGTGGCGCCGGGATAACCCAGAAGGCTGA
- a CDS encoding formyltransferase family protein, with amino-acid sequence MSSLLPKILLLCGKGQIAANALRYTLSFLKTHNLNCSLVACPNNDDKGYETWYPSLLGVAKASGVAITKDIYEYASEPELVLISLEYNKIIRIDRFISQRLYNIHFSKLPKYRGVYTSIWPILNGERESGVTLHTLSAGVDDGDIVGQIAFPIGISITARQLYQLYMDHAFELYQQYLELLISKPIRGIPQNHSQASLYNRKSLDLTRDSIISLDMTSEVIIRKVRAFYFPEYQVARFEGRGVKQAWVVGSSSHMPGSKLAETSMSAVYVASDGLAVELVWA; translated from the coding sequence ATGTCTAGTCTCTTACCAAAGATATTACTGTTGTGTGGAAAAGGTCAGATAGCTGCAAACGCTTTGCGCTATACCCTGTCGTTTTTGAAAACTCATAATTTGAATTGTTCACTTGTGGCTTGTCCAAATAATGATGATAAAGGCTATGAAACTTGGTATCCATCACTTTTAGGGGTTGCTAAAGCTTCGGGGGTCGCGATAACAAAGGATATTTATGAATATGCTTCTGAGCCAGAGTTGGTGCTCATTTCTTTGGAGTATAACAAGATCATTCGGATTGACCGTTTTATTTCGCAGCGTCTATATAACATTCATTTTTCGAAGTTGCCGAAGTATCGTGGTGTTTATACGTCAATCTGGCCGATTTTGAATGGTGAAAGAGAATCTGGCGTCACTTTGCATACATTAAGCGCCGGTGTTGATGATGGTGATATTGTTGGTCAAATTGCCTTTCCGATAGGTATTTCTATAACGGCCCGCCAGTTATATCAACTCTATATGGATCACGCCTTTGAGCTCTATCAGCAATACCTAGAACTCCTAATTTCCAAGCCCATCAGGGGTATACCTCAAAATCACAGTCAAGCAAGCCTCTATAATCGCAAATCGCTTGACCTTACTAGAGATTCGATAATTTCTCTTGATATGACCAGTGAAGTGATTATTAGGAAGGTGCGAGCTTTTTATTTTCCTGAATATCAAGTGGCCCGCTTTGAGGGCCGTGGAGTCAAGCAGGCTTGGGTAGTAGGTTCTTCAAGTCATATGCCTGGTTCTAAACTAGCAGAGACCTCGATGAGTGCAGTGTATGTGGCTTCAGATGGATTGGCTGTAGAGCTAGTGTGGGCCTAA
- a CDS encoding FdtA/QdtA family cupin domain-containing protein, which produces MPLDQVRIITLPKISDPRGNLTFVEENRHVPFEIKRVYYLYDVPGGEVRGGHAHHELEQLIIAASGSFDIILDDGYVRHRFHLNRSYFGLYVPRMIWREMDNFSSASVCLVLASNYFDEADYIRDYAEFVKMVRNG; this is translated from the coding sequence ATGCCACTTGACCAAGTGCGAATTATAACCCTTCCCAAGATTAGTGATCCCAGGGGAAACCTGACCTTTGTCGAGGAAAATCGCCACGTTCCCTTTGAAATCAAGCGTGTTTATTACCTTTACGATGTGCCTGGTGGTGAAGTACGGGGGGGTCATGCGCACCACGAACTAGAACAACTCATTATCGCAGCTTCTGGAAGTTTTGACATTATCCTTGATGATGGCTATGTGCGGCATCGCTTTCATTTGAACCGTTCTTATTTTGGCTTGTATGTGCCTCGAATGATTTGGCGTGAAATGGATAACTTTTCCTCGGCCTCGGTCTGCTTGGTTCTCGCATCAAATTACTTCGATGAGGCTGACTACATCCGAGACTATGCTGAATTTGTAAAGATGGTTCGCAATGGATAG
- a CDS encoding DegT/DnrJ/EryC1/StrS aminotransferase family protein, which yields MDRVPFLDLKAAYHELKTEIDSAVLRSLDSGWYIGGSDVEAFEAAFAEYCGAEFCVGVGNGLDALHLVLRAFGIGPGDEVIVPSNTYIATWLAVSYTGAKPVPVEPEERTYNLNPELVEAAITPRTRAIIPVHLYGQPADLDPILSIAQRYNLRVLEDAAQAHGARYKGQRIGAHGDAVAWSFYPGKNLGAMGDAGAVTTNNREVAEIVRMLRNYGSKVKYVNEITGYNSRLDPLQAAALGVKLVHLDEWNARRQKIAAFYLRELADTGLMLPYVPDWAEPVWHLFVVRSPERDRLQRHLEDRGISTLIHYPIPPHLQRAYVEMQLPEGSLPLSEAIHREVLSLPIGPHLSMEQAGRVVEAVQSFAWARY from the coding sequence ATGGATAGAGTGCCTTTTCTGGATCTCAAAGCCGCTTACCACGAACTCAAGACGGAGATTGACAGTGCTGTTCTGCGCTCGTTGGATAGTGGCTGGTACATCGGTGGTTCGGATGTAGAAGCCTTCGAGGCAGCCTTTGCCGAGTATTGTGGAGCGGAGTTTTGTGTGGGTGTCGGGAACGGACTTGATGCCTTGCATCTGGTGTTGAGAGCTTTTGGCATAGGCCCTGGCGATGAGGTAATTGTGCCCAGCAACACCTATATTGCTACCTGGCTGGCGGTGTCTTACACGGGCGCAAAACCAGTGCCTGTCGAGCCGGAGGAACGCACCTACAACCTGAATCCCGAGCTTGTAGAGGCTGCTATAACACCCCGCACAAGGGCCATTATTCCTGTTCACCTGTATGGCCAGCCAGCTGATCTCGATCCGATTCTGTCTATTGCCCAGCGATATAACTTGCGGGTGCTTGAAGATGCGGCGCAGGCGCATGGGGCACGTTACAAAGGACAAAGAATTGGGGCACACGGCGATGCAGTGGCTTGGAGTTTCTACCCCGGCAAAAACCTGGGCGCGATGGGAGATGCAGGGGCTGTTACTACCAATAACCGCGAGGTTGCCGAAATAGTCCGAATGCTGCGCAACTATGGCTCCAAGGTCAAATATGTCAACGAGATAACGGGCTACAACAGCCGCCTTGACCCACTTCAGGCCGCAGCACTTGGGGTCAAACTGGTTCACCTTGACGAATGGAATGCACGTCGCCAAAAGATCGCTGCTTTCTACCTCAGAGAGCTGGCTGATACCGGTCTGATGTTGCCCTATGTGCCCGACTGGGCCGAGCCTGTTTGGCATTTGTTTGTGGTTCGCTCCCCAGAGCGGGATCGCTTGCAAAGGCACCTTGAAGATAGAGGTATCAGTACCCTTATTCACTATCCCATCCCCCCTCACCTTCAGCGAGCCTATGTTGAGATGCAGCTGCCAGAAGGAAGCCTCCCCCTCTCCGAAGCCATTCATCGGGAGGTGCTTTCCTTACCGATTGGTCCGCACCTGAGTATGGAGCAGGCAGGTCGTGTGGTGGAAGCTGTCCAGTCCTTTGCATGGGCTCGATACTGA
- a CDS encoding oligosaccharide flippase family protein, protein MGSILKATLVLGSGSFVSLLAGFVSNKAYAVLVGPEGVGLLGLLQGLLGLAALTAGVGLSSGLVRFGALYASKDDLTAIAALQKAAWQIYLYFSGSVALMMLIFSQPIADHMLADSPFWVVVLVVLAMLLSLAAGVQIGIINAHHRVRILAQVTAISSVFGAVWGVVLVWFWREAAVPWLVLGMPVAQIVLSTYFVGELNLPRVPSNAAKVKEARVLLLRFGLPYTGSQLVGSAVQLAMPFLVLYQLGQENVGYYRAAVLYSTAYIGFLLSALGQDFYPRLSALKDQPQAFQKAIDVQQKFLLLLGSPLVVLSLVLAPVAVTLLFSSEFKPTVGVLQWQLVGDLLRFVSWTLGFAVLTVLPSRTYLLTETLGGGMLLGFSLWGMQQFGLQGLGIGWMAAYAGYLLVLTVTLSLKRIWIPSLSNVGLLLLCLGIAVLIKVISAPLALIIALLWVLACGFLLAKHVLQSRVKGVEL, encoded by the coding sequence ATGGGCTCGATACTGAAGGCCACTCTAGTTCTGGGTAGCGGCTCGTTCGTAAGCCTGCTGGCAGGTTTTGTCTCGAACAAGGCTTATGCGGTTTTGGTGGGGCCGGAAGGGGTAGGGCTGCTTGGATTGTTGCAAGGTTTATTGGGCTTGGCAGCCTTGACGGCTGGCGTGGGTCTTTCATCGGGCTTGGTGCGCTTTGGTGCACTTTATGCTAGCAAAGATGACCTGACAGCCATAGCCGCCTTGCAAAAGGCTGCCTGGCAAATCTACCTATATTTTTCAGGCTCCGTGGCCCTGATGATGCTTATTTTTAGCCAACCTATTGCCGACCATATGCTAGCGGACAGCCCGTTTTGGGTGGTGGTACTGGTTGTGTTGGCGATGCTATTGAGTTTAGCAGCTGGGGTGCAAATCGGTATTATCAATGCGCATCATCGGGTGAGAATACTGGCCCAAGTGACGGCAATTTCCAGTGTGTTTGGGGCGGTTTGGGGAGTTGTACTGGTCTGGTTTTGGCGTGAAGCGGCAGTACCTTGGCTGGTATTAGGTATGCCAGTGGCCCAAATAGTGCTATCAACCTACTTTGTTGGGGAACTGAACTTACCGAGAGTACCGTCCAATGCCGCAAAGGTAAAGGAAGCTAGGGTACTGCTGCTGCGTTTTGGTTTGCCCTACACCGGAAGCCAGCTCGTCGGTAGTGCTGTACAGCTTGCCATGCCATTTCTGGTGCTATATCAGCTTGGACAGGAGAACGTAGGATATTACAGAGCGGCGGTACTCTATTCAACAGCATATATTGGTTTTTTGCTGAGTGCTCTGGGTCAGGATTTTTATCCTCGTTTGTCGGCATTAAAAGACCAACCTCAAGCCTTCCAAAAAGCCATAGACGTTCAGCAGAAATTTCTGCTGCTGCTCGGTAGCCCGCTGGTTGTACTTTCGCTGGTATTAGCTCCTGTGGCTGTCACGCTTTTGTTTTCATCGGAGTTCAAACCAACTGTCGGTGTATTGCAGTGGCAACTGGTAGGGGATTTGCTACGTTTTGTGAGCTGGACGCTGGGCTTTGCGGTATTGACGGTCTTGCCAAGTCGCACCTACCTTCTAACGGAAACCTTGGGTGGCGGTATGCTGCTGGGCTTTAGCTTATGGGGAATGCAACAATTTGGTTTGCAGGGCTTAGGTATTGGCTGGATGGCGGCCTATGCTGGCTATTTACTGGTTCTGACCGTAACCTTGAGTCTTAAGAGGATTTGGATACCGTCTTTGTCAAATGTGGGTTTGCTGCTGTTATGCCTGGGGATAGCTGTGCTGATCAAGGTTATTTCTGCGCCTTTGGCTCTGATTATTGCTTTATTATGGGTGTTGGCGTGCGGGTTCTTGCTGGCCAAGCATGTACTCCAGTCCAGAGTGAAGGGTGTAGAGCTATGA
- a CDS encoding glycosyltransferase: protein MNESLVSVLIPVYNHARYVRQCLDSLLTEGWSNLEVLVTDDGSTDNSFEVIQEWRTEHPNAFVRFELTKQENQGLTKTLNRLVAKAKGEFVTLVASDDYLLPGGISARIESMQEHPNWFGIIGNAWIIDPSGNLIHEDGTLVFKGRRRGIFGNTDTLKRELLIRWWSPGPTLLLRRDCFDSKKGLGLYDETVSFEDRDYYIRLLARNALGFVDYPVAAYRVDMVRLATPPSPKMLMDEVRSELKNLKQFSGFEQFVLWCRAHRTLAKLSLRENPQFLFGKAKAIVVSRSLGRHSTTALGLPAIKNPVFKLIP, encoded by the coding sequence ATGAACGAATCACTGGTGAGTGTGCTAATCCCAGTCTACAATCACGCTCGCTACGTGCGCCAATGTCTGGATAGTCTGCTGACAGAGGGTTGGTCCAACCTCGAGGTTCTAGTTACGGATGATGGTTCGACAGATAACTCCTTCGAAGTAATCCAAGAGTGGCGTACTGAGCATCCAAATGCCTTTGTACGATTTGAACTTACAAAGCAAGAAAATCAGGGTCTCACAAAAACCCTCAACCGCTTGGTAGCCAAAGCCAAGGGTGAGTTTGTGACTTTGGTAGCCAGTGATGATTACCTGCTGCCTGGAGGCATCTCCGCACGAATTGAATCTATGCAGGAACACCCCAACTGGTTTGGAATAATTGGCAATGCATGGATCATTGACCCCTCCGGTAACTTGATACATGAGGATGGCACACTTGTATTTAAGGGTAGAAGGAGAGGAATTTTTGGCAATACCGATACTTTAAAGCGTGAACTACTAATAAGATGGTGGTCTCCAGGCCCAACTTTACTTTTGCGACGAGATTGTTTTGATTCAAAGAAAGGATTGGGTCTGTATGATGAAACTGTCTCTTTCGAGGATAGAGACTATTACATTCGTTTGTTGGCTCGTAACGCCTTGGGTTTCGTGGATTATCCAGTGGCAGCTTACCGTGTAGATATGGTTCGTTTAGCTACACCGCCATCTCCAAAAATGTTGATGGATGAGGTGCGTTCGGAACTTAAGAACCTAAAGCAATTTTCCGGTTTTGAGCAGTTTGTTTTATGGTGTAGAGCACACCGTACGCTGGCTAAACTGTCACTTAGAGAAAATCCTCAGTTCTTATTTGGCAAAGCTAAGGCTATTGTTGTTTCAAGGAGTTTGGGCCGCCATTCAACTACAGCATTGGGTTTACCTGCGATTAAGAACCCTGTCTTCAAACTAATTCCATGA
- a CDS encoding glycosyltransferase family 2 protein → MKVSVIIPTWKAEYYVRPLAEVLWRQTRKPLEIIIIDSSSPDQTAAIAKEMGCRVEVIPQSEFNHGETRNRAARLAKGETLVFMTQDALPVDEFFLQKLIEPIEQGRAVAAYARQIPYPDANPPEAFGRQFNYPAQSHLQTLDQLPQKGFKTFFYSDVASAVRAEVFWAMGGYPDWVIVDEDVYLCAQLLRAGHSVAYSAEARVWHSHNYSLSQQFRRLFDVGVFVSQAGEMLAGAKTSGEGLRFVRHMTTHLAQNGAWGWIVYGWLEAALKFLGYQMGRRHGLLPLPLKRHLSLHRRFWDASS, encoded by the coding sequence ATGAAGGTTTCCGTGATTATTCCTACATGGAAAGCTGAATACTATGTTCGTCCACTCGCAGAGGTCCTCTGGCGACAAACCCGCAAACCCCTCGAGATCATCATCATAGACTCTTCCTCTCCCGACCAAACGGCCGCAATTGCCAAAGAGATGGGCTGCCGGGTTGAGGTAATTCCCCAGTCAGAATTCAATCATGGAGAAACGCGCAACCGTGCAGCACGGCTGGCGAAGGGTGAAACCCTGGTTTTCATGACCCAGGATGCCCTGCCTGTAGACGAATTCTTTCTGCAAAAGCTGATTGAACCCATCGAGCAGGGTAGAGCCGTGGCAGCCTATGCCCGTCAAATCCCCTATCCTGATGCCAACCCCCCCGAAGCCTTTGGACGACAGTTCAACTATCCGGCTCAAAGCCACCTGCAAACTCTAGACCAACTCCCCCAGAAAGGTTTCAAAACTTTTTTTTACTCCGACGTAGCCTCGGCGGTGCGGGCCGAGGTGTTCTGGGCGATGGGGGGCTACCCCGATTGGGTGATTGTGGACGAGGATGTGTATTTGTGTGCCCAGTTGCTCCGAGCAGGGCATTCGGTGGCCTATAGTGCCGAGGCCAGGGTATGGCATTCGCATAACTATAGCCTCTCTCAGCAGTTTCGCCGACTATTCGATGTGGGGGTGTTTGTAAGTCAGGCAGGGGAGATGCTGGCGGGGGCCAAGACCAGTGGAGAAGGGCTTCGATTTGTGCGGCACATGACCACACATCTGGCCCAAAATGGTGCCTGGGGCTGGATTGTGTATGGCTGGCTCGAGGCCGCCCTCAAGTTCCTGGGTTATCAGATGGGCCGCCGCCATGGCTTGCTTCCATTGCCGCTTAAGCGTCACCTGAGCCTGCACCGGCGCTTCTGGGATGCCAGTTCCTGA
- the wbaP gene encoding undecaprenyl-phosphate galactose phosphotransferase WbaP, whose protein sequence is MQSRIPRVLPYPMARSNAVVASKPWLTIATLAVGDALTLAALMAGTVWVRYELGGVYEFQTYWQLWPALFLFGAVYALLGLYPGVGLSIPEEIRRVFTATTVVYLLLGSTTFLFKEAETYSRAIFLVAWALSLVGVPLVRALLRHWFSAQPWWGYPVVVLGAGKTGEAVVQALRQQPGLGLKPVAFLDDDPAKRGEFAGLPVMGGLELAPKIAQEWGIRHAVLAIPGASRARLLEVIERYGSAFPRLTLIPNLFGMASLWVSATDMGGILGLDLRHNLLQPSARWLKRGLDLLGVGLGGLLLLPLLALLALLIRLDSRGPVLFAHPRIGKDGRPFKALKFRTMVHNADEVLQKALEQDPLLKAEWERDHKLRRDPRITRVGAWLRRTSLDELPQLWNVLMGEMSLVGPRPIVQAEVERYGDRFSLYTQVLPGMTGLWQVSGRNDTTYAQRVALDTYYVRNWSPWLDFYLLARTVWAVVWSKGAY, encoded by the coding sequence ATGCAGTCTCGTATTCCCAGGGTTTTGCCCTATCCTATGGCCAGGTCGAACGCTGTGGTTGCCAGCAAACCTTGGCTCACCATTGCCACGCTTGCAGTGGGCGATGCTCTTACCCTGGCGGCCCTGATGGCCGGAACGGTCTGGGTGCGCTACGAGCTGGGTGGAGTGTACGAGTTCCAGACCTACTGGCAGCTTTGGCCAGCCTTGTTCCTGTTTGGGGCGGTCTATGCCTTACTGGGGCTCTATCCGGGTGTGGGGCTAAGCATTCCCGAGGAAATTCGCCGGGTTTTTACCGCTACCACGGTGGTCTATTTGCTGCTGGGCTCTACCACTTTCTTATTCAAGGAAGCCGAAACCTATTCGCGGGCCATTTTTCTGGTGGCCTGGGCGCTCAGCCTGGTGGGGGTTCCGCTCGTCCGGGCCCTCCTGCGGCACTGGTTTTCCGCACAGCCCTGGTGGGGCTATCCGGTGGTGGTGTTGGGGGCAGGCAAGACCGGCGAGGCGGTGGTGCAAGCCTTGCGGCAGCAGCCCGGACTGGGCTTGAAGCCAGTGGCGTTTCTTGACGACGATCCGGCCAAGCGCGGCGAGTTCGCGGGGTTGCCGGTGATGGGCGGACTGGAACTGGCCCCCAAAATAGCACAGGAGTGGGGTATCCGCCATGCCGTGCTGGCGATTCCCGGTGCCTCGAGGGCGCGGCTCCTGGAGGTTATCGAGCGCTATGGCAGTGCCTTCCCCAGGCTAACCCTGATTCCCAATCTGTTTGGCATGGCCAGCTTATGGGTATCGGCTACCGATATGGGGGGCATCCTGGGCCTGGATTTGCGCCACAACCTGCTACAACCCTCGGCTCGCTGGCTCAAGCGAGGGCTCGATTTACTGGGGGTGGGGCTTGGGGGCCTGCTGTTGCTGCCCCTGCTGGCCCTGCTGGCGCTCCTGATTCGCCTGGATTCACGTGGCCCGGTGCTGTTTGCTCACCCACGCATCGGCAAGGACGGAAGGCCTTTCAAGGCGCTTAAGTTTCGCACCATGGTACATAACGCCGACGAGGTTTTGCAAAAAGCCCTCGAGCAAGACCCTCTCCTCAAGGCCGAGTGGGAGCGCGACCACAAGCTGCGGCGCGACCCCCGCATCACCCGCGTGGGGGCCTGGCTGCGCCGCACCAGCCTGGACGAGCTGCCACAGCTCTGGAATGTGCTAATGGGGGAGATGAGCCTGGTGGGGCCACGCCCCATCGTGCAGGCCGAGGTTGAGCGCTACGGCGACCGTTTTTCGCTTTATACCCAGGTGTTGCCCGGCATGACCGGCCTGTGGCAGGTCTCGGGCCGCAACGACACCACCTATGCCCAGCGGGTAGCGCTGGATACCTACTACGTGCGTAACTGGTCGCCCTGGCTGGATTTCTACTTGCTGGCCCGCACGGTATGGGCGGTGGTCTGGAGTAAAGGGGCCTACTGA